In Acipenser ruthenus chromosome 16, fAciRut3.2 maternal haplotype, whole genome shotgun sequence, the following proteins share a genomic window:
- the LOC131697736 gene encoding probable peptidyl-tRNA hydrolase 2 isoform X2 translates to MEQSEQAAPESGSQEVNPVFMQQLRELDIPEEAAKQALLRTRNVSAEEAAMYYFNKLENEEGDEDLWFKMVFVVNMELSMGVGKVAAQVGHAAVGLYQALQEKNSWREMAWKWDQAGAKKVVVQGTNMAHLLELQALAMSLSLPTYLVQDAGRTQVESGSRTVLAIIGEEEMVNNVSGSLKLL, encoded by the exons ATGGAGCAATCTGAGCAGGCTGCCCCCGAGTCGGGGTCCCAGGAGGTGAACCCCGTCTTCATGCAGCAGCTTCGGGAGCTTGACATCCCAGAGGAAGCAGCCAAGCAG GCTCTTCTGCGCACAAGGAATGTGTCTGCTGAAGAGGCGGCTATGTATTACTTCAACAAGCTGGAGAATGAG GAAGGGGATGAAGATCTCTGGTTTAAGATGGTGTTTGTCGTCAACATGGAGCTGTCCATGGGAGTCGGGAAG GTGGCTGCTCAGGTGGGTCATGCTGCGGTAGGGCTGTACCAGGCTCTGCAGGAGAAAAACAGCTGGAGGGAGATGGCATGGAAGTGGGACCAAGCAGG AGCGAAGAAGGTTGTGGTTCAGGGCACGAACATGGCTCACCTTCTGGAGCTGCAGGCCCTGGCCATGAGCCTCAGCCTGCCCACCTACCTGGTGCAGGATGCGGGGAGGACTCAG GTTGAGTCTGGATCCCGCACAGTCTTGGCAATCATTGGTGAAGAGGAAATGGTCAACAATGTTTCTGGAAGCCTGAAACTGCTTTGA
- the LOC131697736 gene encoding probable peptidyl-tRNA hydrolase 2 isoform X1 has translation MEQSEQAAPESGSQEVNPVFMQQLRELDIPEEAAKQALLRTRNVSAEEAAMYYFNKLENEEEGDEDLWFKMVFVVNMELSMGVGKVAAQVGHAAVGLYQALQEKNSWREMAWKWDQAGAKKVVVQGTNMAHLLELQALAMSLSLPTYLVQDAGRTQVESGSRTVLAIIGEEEMVNNVSGSLKLL, from the exons ATGGAGCAATCTGAGCAGGCTGCCCCCGAGTCGGGGTCCCAGGAGGTGAACCCCGTCTTCATGCAGCAGCTTCGGGAGCTTGACATCCCAGAGGAAGCAGCCAAGCAG GCTCTTCTGCGCACAAGGAATGTGTCTGCTGAAGAGGCGGCTATGTATTACTTCAACAAGCTGGAGAATGAG GAGGAAGGGGATGAAGATCTCTGGTTTAAGATGGTGTTTGTCGTCAACATGGAGCTGTCCATGGGAGTCGGGAAG GTGGCTGCTCAGGTGGGTCATGCTGCGGTAGGGCTGTACCAGGCTCTGCAGGAGAAAAACAGCTGGAGGGAGATGGCATGGAAGTGGGACCAAGCAGG AGCGAAGAAGGTTGTGGTTCAGGGCACGAACATGGCTCACCTTCTGGAGCTGCAGGCCCTGGCCATGAGCCTCAGCCTGCCCACCTACCTGGTGCAGGATGCGGGGAGGACTCAG GTTGAGTCTGGATCCCGCACAGTCTTGGCAATCATTGGTGAAGAGGAAATGGTCAACAATGTTTCTGGAAGCCTGAAACTGCTTTGA